GCGCACCACCGGACGGGAGGCTCGCGGTGACCCCGCCACGCGCCTCCGGTCAGAAGGCGGTCCCGACCACCCCGGGACGCACGGTGCCCGCCCGTCGTGTCGTCGTCGTCGGTGGTGGCATCAGCGGACTCGCGTCCGCCGCACTGCTCGCGCGGGAGGGCTACGCCGTCACGGTGCTCGAGCAGCGCGACCAGCTCGGTGGCCGCGCCGGTTCGTGGGAGCGCGACGGCTTCCGGTTCGACACCGGGCCGTCGTGGTACCTCATGCCCGAGGTGTTCGACCACTTCTTCCAGCTGCTCGGTACCTCCGCGGACGCCGAGATGGAGCTGATCAAGCTCGACCCGGGCTACCGCGTGTACTCCGAGGGGCACGACGAACCGATCGACCTGCTCGCCGACAGAGAGGCCAACATCGCGCTCTTCGAGTCGATCGAGCCCGGTGCCGGCGACCGCATGCGGAAGTACCTCGACTCGGCGGCCGACACGTACGCGATGGCCGTCCGCCGGTTCCTGTACACGACCTTCGAGGACCTCACGAAGCTCGCGGCGCCCGACGTGCTCCGTCGTCTGCCGAAGCTCGCGCGCCTGCTGCTCCAGCCGCTGTCGACCTTCGCGTCGAAGGCCGTCCGGGACCGCCGGCTGTGGCAGGTCCTCGGCTACCCGGCGGTGTTCCTCGGCACGAGCCCGTACGCGGCGCCGAGCATGTACCACCTGATGAGCCACCTCGACCTGGCCGACGGAGTGCTCTACCCGAAGGGCGGGATCACCGAGGTCATCGCCGCCGTCGAGCGCGTGGCCCGGCGCGAGGGCGTCACCATCGCCACCGAGTCGCCGGTCGAGCAGATCCTCGTCGAGGACGGCCATGTCACGGGTGTCGTCCACCGCGACGCGACCGGTGCCCGGCACACCCTGCCGGCCGACCTCGTCGTGAGCGCGTCGGACCTGCACCACACCGAGCTGCACCTGCTGGGCCCCGAGCACCGCACCTACCCCGAGGCGCACTGGCGGAAGCGCGATCCGGGTCCGAGCGCCGTGCTCGCGTACCTCGGCGTCGACGGCCCCGTCCCCGGGCTGCTGCACCACACCCTCGTGTTCACCGAGGACTGGCAGGCGAACTTCGGCGCGATCTTCGGCAAGGACCGGCACGTGCCGGACCCCGCGTCGATCTACGTGTGCGCGCCCTCGCTCACCGACGACTCCGTCGCGCCCGAGGGCACGAGCAACCTGTTCGTCCTCGTACCGCTGCCGGCCGACCTGTCCATCGGCAAGGGCGGCATCGACGGTGCCGGCGACGCCGAGGTCGAGCGGATCGCCGACCGGGCGATCGACGTCATCGCCGAGCGCGCCGGTGTCCCCGACCTGCGGGACCGGATCCGGGTGCGCCGGACGATCGGCCCGCAGGACTTCGCCGACGACTACAACGCCTGGAGCGGCTCGATGCTCGGGCCGGCGCACACGCTGGCGCAGAGCGCGTTCTTCCGCGAGAAGAACGTCTCGGGCAGGGTCCAGGGGCTCTACTACGCGGGCGCCTCGACGACCCCGGGCATCGGGTTGCCGATGTGCCTGATCAGCGCCGAGGTCCTGCTCAAGCGCATCCACGGCGACACGAGCACCGAACCGCTGCCGACCCCGCTGCCCTCGCCCGTGGGTTCGTCGCGGACCGCTGGCTGATGCCGGGGCTGTACCTCGCCGGACTGCTCGTGTCGATCACCGGCGTCGCGGTGCTCGACGCCCGCTACCGCCTGTTCTTCTGGCGGGCACCGTGGCGGGCGGCGACCGTGATGGCCGTCGGCCTCGTGTTCTTCATGGTGTGGGACGTCGCCGGGGTCGCCCTCGGCATCTTCTTCATCGGTCCGCAGGACCTGCTGACGGGCATCCTGCTCGCACCGGACGTCCCGCTCGAGGAGCTCTTCTTCCTGGTGCTGCTCTGCTGGACGACGATGGACCTGGTCGGGTTCGTCCGACCCGTGCTCGAACGCCGGGCATCGGCCGCGGGACGGTCACGGTCGTGAACGCCACCTACGCGCTCCTCGCGCTGCCGTTCTTCGCCGTGGTCGCCGTCGTCGCGGTCGTGGCGGGGGTCGTCGCGCGGCGTCGGGGACGCGGCGGTGCCGCCGCTCGGGGTTCCCGCCGGGTCGCTGTCGCCACCTCGGTCGTCGCGGGCATCGCCCTGCTCGTCATGACGATCGTGTTCGACAACGTGATCGTCGGCACGGGCGTCGTCGCGTACGACGCATCGCTGATCAGCGGGCTGAAGATCGGTGTGATCCCGGTCGAGGACCTGGCGTACTCGATCGCGGCCGTCGTGCTGCTGCCCAGCCTGTGGGTCCTGTTCGACCGCTCCACCCCCGTACCGGAGGAGACCCCGTGAACGCCACCACTGCCTCCAGGCCGTCGACCCTGCGCGCGCTGTTCGTGTCGTCGCGGCCGATCAGCTGGGTGAACACCGCCTACCCGTTCGGGGCGGCCTACCTGCTCGGCAGCGGGGTCGGCGTCGAGGGCGGCGGCGGGTTCTCGCTCGTCGCGTTCCTCGTCGGCGTCGTGTACTTCCTCGTGCCCTACAACCTGGCGATGTACGGGATCAACGACGTCTTCGACTACGAGTCCGACCTGCGGAACCCGCGGAAGGGCGGCGTCGAGGGCGCCCTGCTCGACAAGAGCGTGCACCGCACGACGCTCTGGGCCGTGGTCGTGACGAACGTCCCGTTCCTCGTGGCGCTCGTCGTGCTCGGGGCGCTGTCCGGCAACGGCCCGTGGTCGTGGCTGGTGCTCGCCATCAGCGTGTTCGCGGTGATCGCGTACTCGGCGCCGGGACTGCGCTTCAAGGAGAAGCCGTTCCTCGACTCGCTCACGTCGTCGACGCACTTCGTGTCGCCGGCGGTCTACGGCCTGGCGCTCGCGGGGCCCGTGTGGACCGGGCAGCTCGTCGCGGTGTGCGTGGCGTTCTTCCTGTGGGGCGTGGCCTCGCACGCGTTCGGAGCGGTGCAGGACGTGCTCGCGGACCGGGCGGGCGGGATCGGCTCCGTGGCGACGGTGATCGGCGCGCGGGCGACTGTGCGCCTGGCGTTCGTGGCGTACCTCGTCGCGGGCGTCGCGCTGCTGTTCTCGGACTTCCCGGGGCCGATCGCGGCGATCGTCGTCGTGCCGTACGCGCTCAACGTCCTGCCGTGGTGGAACGTCACGGACGCCGGGGCCGAGTCGGCGAACGCGGGGTGGAAGCGGTTCCTCTGGATCAACTACCTCGCCGGTTTCATCGTCACGATGGCGCTCATCGCCTACGCGTTCACGCACTGACCGGACCGGCCCGCCCGCCGTTCCGCCGCCGGGCGGTCCGTCGTTCCGACCGTCGATGGAGCAGCAGACGTCGAGTCGGCCCGCGGACACCCGACGTCTTCTGCTCCACCGACGAGACGCAGACGATCCCGCCCGCCTGCGCGCCCCCGCCGCAGCCCCTGACAGACTGGACGCACGCGCCGCGGGAGTCGTGGGGCGCCGGTCACGAAGGAGTGCACGCATGACGGTCCGAATCATCCACGTCGGTCTCGGAGGGTGGGGCGGCAACTGGGCCCGCACCGCCATCCCGCAGGTCACCGAAGTGGAGGTGGTCGGGCTCGTCGACCCGAGTGCGGCCACGCTCGAGGCCGTCCGCACCGACCTCGGCATGCCGGAGAGCAGCGCGTTCGCGTCCCTCACCGAGGCCCTCGCCGCGGTCGAGGCCGACGCCGTCGTCATCACCGCCCCGGCCGTCACCCACGTGCCGCTCGCGCTCGAGGCGCTCGAGGCCGGTAAGCACGTGCTCGTCGAGAAGCCGTTCGCGAACTCCACGGACGAGGCGCTGCAGGCCGTCCGCCGGGCCGAGGAGCTCGGCCTCGTGCTGCAGGTCAGCCAGAACTACCGCTGGTACCCGGCGCCCCGCGTCGTGCAGGAGCTGCTCGAGGCGGACGCCGTCGGGGAGCTCTCGGCGATCGACATCGACTTCCGGCAGTGGGACAACGACGAGCCCGTCGAGACCTACCCGCACTACCGGTTCCCGCACCCGATGATCAACGACATGGCGATCCACCACTTCGACCTGCTCCGGATGGTCACCGGTCGCGAGGCCGTCCGGGTGTACGCCCGCGCCTCGTACCCGTCGTACAGCAAGTACCAGGACGAGGCGATCACCTCGATGGTCATCGAGCTCGAGGGCGGCCTCGTCGTGAGCTACCGCGGCAGCTGGCTGAGCCGGGCGCCGCGCACCGCCTGGGCCGGCGAGTGGAGCATCCAGGGCGAGGACGGCGAGCTCTGGTTCACGAGCCGCGACGGCTCGCCGAGCGAGGTCGCCGGTGACCGCGTCACGCTCCGGAAGGACCAGGACGCGGCGGCAGAACCCGTCGAGCTGCCCTCGATGCAGCACGCCGACCGGCAGGGCGGGCTGCAGGCCTTCGCCCGGTCGGTCGAGGGCGGTCCGGCTCCCGAGACGAGCGGCCGCGACAACCTACGGAGCCTCGCGGTCATGGAGGCGGCGGGGCGCTCGGCGGTCTCCGGCGTCCCCGAGGACGTCGTCCTCCCGGACTGACCCGCGCCGCTCGGCGCAGCAGCGCGCGCCGCACCGGACGGGAGGCACGTGGCGGGCCCGCCACGTGCCTCCCGTCCGCTGTCCGGCTGCGCCGGGCGGCTCCGCTGAGACCACGCCGGTCCCGCACTGGTAGGCACGATGCATGGCCAAGGACAGTCTCCCCGAGCTGGAGCTCGCGAACGTACGCACGCGTGAGCGGCTCACCGACAGCGTCGCCGAGATCCGGCGGCGCTCGGACGTGCCTGCGCGCACCCGGCTCGCCGTCGCGAAGGCGCGCCAGCGCTGGCACCGCGACCCCACCCCGCTCGTGGCGATGGGCATCACGGCCGTCACCGGCATCGCGGCGATCGTCCTCGGGGCGCGCATCGGCCGGACCGACGCCGGGCACCTCGACCGACCGCCGGCGTCGACGGCGTTCACCGCCCTGCTGCCGTTCGGCGCCCGCGGCGAGCCGGACCCGGACCAGGCGAAGGGCGGACGCAAGGGGCGGAAGGCCCGTCGGAAGGCGGCCGAGGATTCGCTCGAACGCGACCCGGTGCACCGGAACCGCGTGAAGCAGCGGGCCGGCATCTCGGCCGTGCAGCGTCGGGCGACGGCGAACCGGAAGCAGGCCGCGAAGCGGTCGAAGGCGGCGGCGAAGGCCCTCGCGAAGACGAAGGGCTGAGCCGATGGCGCGCAAGCAGCACGACCTGGACGACCTGCAGCACAAGCCCGCGCCGGACGACCCCCGGAAGCCGGACAGCCCGGCGGACCTCACGAAGCCGTCCTTCACCTACACGCTCAAGAAGACCCTCCGGGAGTTCTCGAGCGACCAGTGCACGGACCTCGCCGCGAGCCTGACCTACTACACGGTGCTCGCGCTCTTCCCGGGCCTGCTGGCCATCGTGTCGATCCTCGGCCTGGTGTCGAACCCGAAGGACACGATCGAGACCCTGCTCGACGTCGTGCGGAACGTCGGCGGCGGACAGGTCGCCGACCTGCTGCAGAGCCCGATCGAGGGGCTCGTCCGTTCGCCCGCGGCCCCGATCACGTTCATCGTCGGTGTGCTCGGCGCGCTCTGGTCGGCGTCCGGGTTCGTCGGGGCGTTCGGCCGCGCGATGAACCGGATCTACAACGTCCGCGAGGGCCGCCCGATCTGGAAGCTCCGCCCGACCATGCTCGGCGTCACGGTCTTCACCGTCGTGCTGCTCGTCGTCGGCCTGCTCGTGCTCGTCTCCGGGCCGATCGCGCGCACGTTCGGAGACGTCGTCGGCCTCGGTGACGCGGCCGCGCTCGTCGTCTCCATCGTGCAGTGGCCGATCCTGCTCGCGATCATGATCGTGATCGTCGCGGTCCTGTACTACTGGGCGCCGAACATCCGGCAGTCGAAGTTCAAGTGGGTCAGCGGCGGAGCCTTGCTCGCGATCACGATCTGGATCGTGGCGAGCGTCGGGTTCGGCTTCTACGTCGGCAACTTCTCGAACTACAACGCCACGTACGGATCCCTCGGAGGCGTGATCGTCTTCCTGCTGTGGATCTGGATCACGAACAACGCGCTGCTGTTCGGTGCGGAGTTCGACGCCGAGCTCGAGCGCGGCCGGCAGCTGCAGGCGGGCATCCGGGCGGAGGAGGACATCCAGCTCCCGGAGCGGGACACCCGGCAGATCGAGAAGCAGGACGAGCAGCACGCGAAGGACGTGCTCGAGGGCATCCGGATCCGGGAGAGCGCGGGACGCACCAAGGACTGACCGCGTCCGGTCCACGGCCTGGAGGCACGGTGCGGGTCCGCCGCGCACCGTCCGTAGGGTGGTGGGCATGACCGACACCGCACCTGCCGCCACCCGTCCCGTCGCCCTCGTCACGGGCGCGACCCGGGGGATCGGCCGCGCGATCGCGCTCGACCTCGGGCGGACGCACCGCGTCCTCGTCGGTGGACGCACGGCCGCCGCGGTCGACGCCCTGGTCGCGGAGCTGCCGAGCGCGGCGCCGTTCGTCGGGGACCTCGGCGCCGGTGACCTACCCCCGCTGCCCGACCGGCTCGACGTGCTCGTGCACTCCGCCGGGGTCGAGCAGGGCACCCGGATCGCGGACACCCCGCGCGACGTGTGGGAGTCCGTGTTCGCCACGAACGTCTTCGCGGTCGCCGAGCTGACGCGGGCGGCGCTCCCGGCACTCCGGGCGGCGCGGGGCATCGTCGTGCCGGTGAACAGCGGCTCCGGGTTCGTCGCCGGACCGGGCGGGGGCGTGTACGCGGCGTCGAAGTTCGCCCTGCGTGCGTTCGCCGACGCCCTGCGTGAAGAGGAACGGGCGAACGGCGTCCGGGTGTCGAGCGTGCACCCCGGTCGCACGGACTCCGACATGCAGCGGGCGCTGACCGAGAAGCTCGGCGAGGACTACGACACCGCGTACTACCTCGCCCCGGAGGACGTCGCCGCCGCGGTCCGCACCGTGGTCGACCTGCCGGAGCGCGGGACGATCGAGTCGCTCGCGATCCGGCCGACCCGGCGGCGCTGACCAGCCCGGGCAGGCCGCACCGGCCGCGGCCCCGGGGCGGTCGTCCCGCGCTCGCCGCGGCCTACCGCAGCTCGATCCTCGTCGTCAGGTCGAGCCGCTCCAGGAACGTCTCGTCGTGGCTCACCACCACGAGGGCGCCTCGGTAGGCCCGCAGGGCGTCCACGAGCTGGTCGACGCTCGTCAGGTCGAGGTCGTTCGTCGGCTCGTCGAGCACGAGCACCTGCGGTGGCGGGTCCGCCAGCACGAGGGCGGCGAGGGCCACCCGGAAGCGCTCCCCGCCGGACAGGGCCCCCGCCGGGCGGTCGACGGTGTCGCCGCGGACCAGGAACCGAGCCAGGCGGTTCCGGACCTCGGCGACCGGGACGTGCGGGGCGTCCCGCCGGACGTTGTCGAGCACCGACGCGGTGTCGTCGAGCGTGTCCTTCCGCTGCGGCAGGTACGCCACCCGGTCGACGTGCGGGACGGCCGAGGTCTCCGGCAGCGGGTGCTCCCGCGCGTCCGGCACCCCGACGAGCTGGTCGAGGAGCGTGCTCTTGCCGACCCCGTTGTCCCCGACCACGGCGACCCGCTCGGGCCCCTGCACGATCGTCTGCCGGCCCCGCACCGTCACGGTCGCGATGCGCCGCGACGCCGGGACGTCCGGGACGGGCAGGGTGACGTGCAGGGACTCGTCGTCGCGCAGGCGGGACTCGGCCTCGTGCTTCGCCGACAGGGCCGCGGCCTCGTCCTCGGCGTACCCGGTGCGGAGCTTCCCCGCGGTCTGCTCGCCGCGCTTCCGCATCTCGTTCGCGAAGATCTTCGGCATGCCCTCGGCGGCCTTCCGGCCCGAACGGGCGCGGCGGGCGATCTTCGTCTCGGCCTCGATGCGCTGTCGCTGTTCGGCGCGGTGCCGCTGCTCGGCGACCCGGACCTCGCGCTCGACCGCCGCCTGCTGCACGGCGACGTGCGCCTCGTACTGCGCGTACGTCCCGCCGTACACGGTCGCCGAGCCCTGCCGCAGCTCGACGGTCTCGTCGACGTGCTCCAGGAGCTCGCGGTCGTGGCTGACGACCACGAGGGTCCCGCGCCAGTCGTCGACCAGGTCGAGCAGCAGGCCGCGGGCACGGCGGTCGAGGTTGTTCGTCGGCTCGTCGAGGAACGCCACCGGCCGGCCGCGCAGTCGGATGCCGGCGACCGCGGCCAGCACGGCCTGCCCGCCGGACAGCGTCGCGACCGGCCGGTCCAGGACGGCGGCACCCGTCCGGATCCCGGCCAGACCGATCGCGCCCAGCCCGATCCCGTCGAGGGCGGCGGCGGCCCGCTCCTCGAGGTCCCAGTCGTCCCCGACGGCGTCGAAGTGCTCCGGGGCCGCGTCCCCGTCGAGGATCGCGCGGAGTGCCGCCAGCGCCGGGCGGATGCCGAGCAGGTCCGCGACCGTGTCCTCGGGGCGCGTGGCGAGCCGCTGCGGCAGCAGGTCCACGGGACCCGACGTGCGGACGGTGCCCGACGTGGGGTGGAGCTGCCCCGTGACGAGCCGGACCAGCGTGGACTTGCCGGCCCCGTTCCTCCCGACCAGGCTGGTGCGGCCGGACCCGAAGGCGGTGGACAGGTGGTCGAGCGCGACGGTGCCGTCGGGCCAGGTGAAGGTGACGTCGTGCAGGACGACGG
The Curtobacterium citreum genome window above contains:
- the crtI gene encoding phytoene desaturase family protein; translation: MTPPRASGQKAVPTTPGRTVPARRVVVVGGGISGLASAALLAREGYAVTVLEQRDQLGGRAGSWERDGFRFDTGPSWYLMPEVFDHFFQLLGTSADAEMELIKLDPGYRVYSEGHDEPIDLLADREANIALFESIEPGAGDRMRKYLDSAADTYAMAVRRFLYTTFEDLTKLAAPDVLRRLPKLARLLLQPLSTFASKAVRDRRLWQVLGYPAVFLGTSPYAAPSMYHLMSHLDLADGVLYPKGGITEVIAAVERVARREGVTIATESPVEQILVEDGHVTGVVHRDATGARHTLPADLVVSASDLHHTELHLLGPEHRTYPEAHWRKRDPGPSAVLAYLGVDGPVPGLLHHTLVFTEDWQANFGAIFGKDRHVPDPASIYVCAPSLTDDSVAPEGTSNLFVLVPLPADLSIGKGGIDGAGDAEVERIADRAIDVIAERAGVPDLRDRIRVRRTIGPQDFADDYNAWSGSMLGPAHTLAQSAFFREKNVSGRVQGLYYAGASTTPGIGLPMCLISAEVLLKRIHGDTSTEPLPTPLPSPVGSSRTAG
- a CDS encoding lycopene cyclase domain-containing protein, translated to MPGLYLAGLLVSITGVAVLDARYRLFFWRAPWRAATVMAVGLVFFMVWDVAGVALGIFFIGPQDLLTGILLAPDVPLEELFFLVLLCWTTMDLVGFVRPVLERRASAAGRSRS
- a CDS encoding lycopene cyclase domain-containing protein produces the protein MNATYALLALPFFAVVAVVAVVAGVVARRRGRGGAAARGSRRVAVATSVVAGIALLVMTIVFDNVIVGTGVVAYDASLISGLKIGVIPVEDLAYSIAAVVLLPSLWVLFDRSTPVPEETP
- a CDS encoding prenyltransferase — encoded protein: MNATTASRPSTLRALFVSSRPISWVNTAYPFGAAYLLGSGVGVEGGGGFSLVAFLVGVVYFLVPYNLAMYGINDVFDYESDLRNPRKGGVEGALLDKSVHRTTLWAVVVTNVPFLVALVVLGALSGNGPWSWLVLAISVFAVIAYSAPGLRFKEKPFLDSLTSSTHFVSPAVYGLALAGPVWTGQLVAVCVAFFLWGVASHAFGAVQDVLADRAGGIGSVATVIGARATVRLAFVAYLVAGVALLFSDFPGPIAAIVVVPYALNVLPWWNVTDAGAESANAGWKRFLWINYLAGFIVTMALIAYAFTH
- a CDS encoding Gfo/Idh/MocA family protein, which translates into the protein MTVRIIHVGLGGWGGNWARTAIPQVTEVEVVGLVDPSAATLEAVRTDLGMPESSAFASLTEALAAVEADAVVITAPAVTHVPLALEALEAGKHVLVEKPFANSTDEALQAVRRAEELGLVLQVSQNYRWYPAPRVVQELLEADAVGELSAIDIDFRQWDNDEPVETYPHYRFPHPMINDMAIHHFDLLRMVTGREAVRVYARASYPSYSKYQDEAITSMVIELEGGLVVSYRGSWLSRAPRTAWAGEWSIQGEDGELWFTSRDGSPSEVAGDRVTLRKDQDAAAEPVELPSMQHADRQGGLQAFARSVEGGPAPETSGRDNLRSLAVMEAAGRSAVSGVPEDVVLPD
- a CDS encoding YihY/virulence factor BrkB family protein — its product is MARKQHDLDDLQHKPAPDDPRKPDSPADLTKPSFTYTLKKTLREFSSDQCTDLAASLTYYTVLALFPGLLAIVSILGLVSNPKDTIETLLDVVRNVGGGQVADLLQSPIEGLVRSPAAPITFIVGVLGALWSASGFVGAFGRAMNRIYNVREGRPIWKLRPTMLGVTVFTVVLLVVGLLVLVSGPIARTFGDVVGLGDAAALVVSIVQWPILLAIMIVIVAVLYYWAPNIRQSKFKWVSGGALLAITIWIVASVGFGFYVGNFSNYNATYGSLGGVIVFLLWIWITNNALLFGAEFDAELERGRQLQAGIRAEEDIQLPERDTRQIEKQDEQHAKDVLEGIRIRESAGRTKD
- a CDS encoding SDR family oxidoreductase — its product is MTDTAPAATRPVALVTGATRGIGRAIALDLGRTHRVLVGGRTAAAVDALVAELPSAAPFVGDLGAGDLPPLPDRLDVLVHSAGVEQGTRIADTPRDVWESVFATNVFAVAELTRAALPALRAARGIVVPVNSGSGFVAGPGGGVYAASKFALRAFADALREEERANGVRVSSVHPGRTDSDMQRALTEKLGEDYDTAYYLAPEDVAAAVRTVVDLPERGTIESLAIRPTRRR
- a CDS encoding ABC-F family ATP-binding cassette domain-containing protein produces the protein MPATPSVVLHDVTFTWPDGTVALDHLSTAFGSGRTSLVGRNGAGKSTLVRLVTGQLHPTSGTVRTSGPVDLLPQRLATRPEDTVADLLGIRPALAALRAILDGDAAPEHFDAVGDDWDLEERAAAALDGIGLGAIGLAGIRTGAAVLDRPVATLSGGQAVLAAVAGIRLRGRPVAFLDEPTNNLDRRARGLLLDLVDDWRGTLVVVSHDRELLEHVDETVELRQGSATVYGGTYAQYEAHVAVQQAAVEREVRVAEQRHRAEQRQRIEAETKIARRARSGRKAAEGMPKIFANEMRKRGEQTAGKLRTGYAEDEAAALSAKHEAESRLRDDESLHVTLPVPDVPASRRIATVTVRGRQTIVQGPERVAVVGDNGVGKSTLLDQLVGVPDAREHPLPETSAVPHVDRVAYLPQRKDTLDDTASVLDNVRRDAPHVPVAEVRNRLARFLVRGDTVDRPAGALSGGERFRVALAALVLADPPPQVLVLDEPTNDLDLTSVDQLVDALRAYRGALVVVSHDETFLERLDLTTRIELR